The genomic interval TGATAAAGCACTTgacattttaaacattctttttttttttttttttttttttttttgagacggagtgttgctctcttgccaggctggagtgctgtggcatgatcttggctcactgcaacctccgcctcccgggttcaagcgattctcctgcctcagcctccctagtagctgggattacaggtgcacgccaccatgcccagctgatttttgtatttttagtagagacagggtttcaccatgttggccaggatggtctttatctcttgactttgtgatcctcccccctcggcctcccaaagtgctgggattacaggcgccccgcCACATTATTCTGTTTTTTGGTAAAGCACATTGTAATGCCAGTATATACCACCCCAACTCCAAATTCTGTTGCAATCAGGGGAGGCGGGCAGTGTCATTCTATGCAATAAGCATTTAGTGCTGGCTTATATTAGTGATACTGAGATTTATTGAAGTTAGTTCCTATTACATAGTAGCTTTAGCATAATGGGCACACAGAATTATGAGAATACTGAGGGGTGGGGAGCCTTGGGAAGGGTGCTGAAAATGGAGGTcaagaaaagttttatttaagaAGTTGGAGGGGGCTTGGGAAAAGGAAGGGTAATATTTAGAGAAATGGATTAGGGAGGAGGTTGGTTGAAGCAAGGGTAGGGAGAATAAGAACAAGGGTGTGTGAGGCAGGAGACGGGATGGACGTTTGTGTATTATGTACCAGGCTTTGCTAGGTTACATAATTCATTTGCTCCTCTGGATGGCCTGTGAAGTGGGTTATAGTATCTCTGTTTCGTAGGTGAGAAAACAAGATTGGAGAGGTTAAATGGCTTACCTAAGTTACAGTgtgctggtaagtggcagagccactatttgaacccagatctctATGATGACAGCTCTTTTGCCCATATGCTTTGATGCCTCAAAGATCCAGGCCTAAAGTGTACCTGTGtaccattttctttgttttgacttCAGAAACTTGAACTTTAcctgatttctgtatgttgtcATCTTGCGTACGCCCAGTCCCCACGACAGTCCGGTTTGTAGATTCCCTTATCTGCAATTCTTCTCGTTCCTTCATGGATTTGAaggctctcctttcttccttgaaTGACTTTGCATCCCTCTCGTTTGCTGAGAGTTGGGACAATGTTGGATTACTGGTGGAACCAAGCCCACCACATACTGTAAATACACTCTTCCTGACCAATGACCTGACTGAGGAAGTGATGGAGGAGGTGCTGCAAAAGAAGGCAGACCTCATTCTCTCCTACCATCCGCCTATCTTCCGACCCATGAAGCGCATAACCTGGAACACCTGGAAGGAGCGCCTGGTGATCCGGGCTCTGGAGAACAGAGTCGGTATCTACTCTCCTCACACAGCCTATGATGCTGCGCCCCAGGGCGTCAACAACTGGTTGGCTAAAGGGCTTGGTGAGAAGCCTCTTTCATATTTGATATTTTCCCTGCAAATACTTTGAAACTTTAGAATGTCTTTCCAGTAAAGTTTTAACTGCTTTAGGGTTGGGGAGggcatgattccatttttatataataattttaaaataatgttgctGAAATTTGGCAGTTAAATTGcatttgaaaaaggaaacattttttattcttatggaGTAAGGAGAGCAGAAGTCTTCCTTACTGGACTGAGCTTCATCATTCCTCACTTTTGTGGCACAATGCCTGCCACCCAGGCACTTGGAAAATGCTTGTTGAATTGAAAGCTCAGGCCTCTCCAGAATACACTTGATTGATAAGTCAGGTAAATAGATATCAGGGTTTTAATGAATGTTTTTAGTGAATGTTTACTTATGCCTAGCACAATGAGGGAATGATGGATGGattttagctttattttagtAAGTCTTTAGTTTACTCATTTCGGGCTGAAGCTTTTATGATGATATCTGGATTAATGTGGTCAAATAAAGTATGAGCATTTGCAACCTGAATGATGGTTTACATGGCTAGATTTACCAAGCAGTAGACCATTCTGTGTATTATCTGAAAATGTATGAATCAGTCTTTCTTGTCCAAGTTTTTCAGAGATTTAAGAatcttttggaaaataattctgaaaataatttgattttgtaTGTCCATACCAAACTCCTAGATTATGGGGACTGGTGATGTATATCTAAgggatatgtatgtgtgtgcgtgttaTATAAGCATGAGaatgaatcttttaaaaaagtcatttctTAGAAATTTTGCCTATAATAGTTTATCTTACTTTTAAATCTTAATCTCTTACCCCCCAAAACTCCCATTTTCCCACAATATTTTCTCTAGGAGCTTGTACCTCCAGGCCCATACATCCTTCCAAAGCTCCCAACTACCCTACAGAGGGAAACCACCGAGTAGAATTCAACGTTAACCACACCCAAGACCTGGACAAAGTCATGTCTGCAGTGAAAGGAATTGACGGTGTTTCTGTCACTTCTTTTTCTGCTaggtacaatttatttttctctttttttgtgtgtatttatttgtaaGCATCTTCCTTACAAAGTCTATAACCCTGGTATTTAGGCTtgaaacaaataattttctctggAGTTGGTTTACAAAGCAGCATACTCCTTATTTGTTTGTGGGTCCTGGAGAACTATGGaattttttcaaaacaataaaaacggTAAGTAACACTAAGTATTTTCTGTGTCAGGGGACTATACTATGCGTTTTACCTACAGTATTTCTAATCCTGGTAATGTTCAAAGATAGTTGTTTTTACTTTAGAGAATACAGATAGATCCTAGTGATGTGGTGATAAGGCTTTTATTGGTTCCCAGCAAATCAGTGATTCCCAAGcgctttcttttttatatttatctttacattttaaatatatattttcataaatcagTCTTTTTATTTAACATCATGGGAAATACTTTTCTGaatagtctttttttgtttgttttaagagactcccaggctgggcacggtggctcacacctgtaatcccagcactttgggaggctaaggctggtggatcacctgaggtcaggagttcgagaccagcctgaccaacatggagaaaccccgtctctactaaaaatacaaaattagctgggcatagtggcgcatgcctgtaatcccagctactcaggaggctgaggcaggagaatcacttgaacccgagaggcagaggttgcagtgagccgagatggctccattgcactccagcctgggcaacaagagcgagactctgtctcaaaaaaaaaaaaaaaaaaaaaaaaaaagcgactcccatgctggagtgcagtggtatgatcgtaGTTTGCCATGGCTttaaactgctggcctcaagcagtccttctatctcagcctctcagttagctgggactataggtgccaaGCACTTCAAGGGAAAAATACATTAAGTGCCTCTTTATAAGGTCAATCATTATTTAGGGCAGAGATAGGAGTTTttttggtttatgtatttatttattattattattattatttttgagacgaagtctaggtctatcacccaggctggagtgcagtggtgcaatcttggctcactgcaacctccgcctccctgattcaagcgattcttctatcttagcctcctgagtagctgggactacaggtgcatgccaccacgcccagttatttttttgtatttttagtagagattggtttcatcatgttgggtgggctggtcttgaactcctgacctcgtgatccacctgcctcagcctcccaaagtgctgggattacaggcgtgagccactgtgcccagccggttttttattttttatttttgagagacaaggtctcactttgtcatccaggctgcagtgcagtggcatgatcacagtccATTACAGCCTTGACTTcacaggctcaagctatcctcccactgcagcctccctaatagctgggactataggtataacttgacaccatgcctggctaattgttctgtcttttgtagagacaggattttgacttgttgcctaggctggtgtcaaactcctgggctcaagccatgtGTCCACCTtgacgtcccaaagtgctgagattacaggcatgagccactgccccctgcCTAAcctctcattatttttaattgcttgtaATGTTTCTTATTATGGATGAATGGTAGTTTCTTTAAGCATTCCTCTTCCTGCTGATGGACTTTTTAGTTCGATTCCAGCTTTTCCATATTGTAGATAATATCTGAGTTTTACCATTAGATAGGGATCAAggcattggttttctttttaaaaatgtcacagGTGATTGCAGAGTTTATAATTAATGCTTCCAGATTATCTTTAAAGGTGTCCTTTAGTTCTAGaattttatgattatatttaGAGTTTATGGTTAAATGTGAAACTTTCTTGATGTCAGTAATTTTGGAGAGGCTCTAGAGGGTGATCCAAGGGCCTCCTGCGTGATTGTTAATGAGGtgcttatttaaaaatgcagatatttggccaggcgtagtggctcatgcctgtaatcccagcactttgggaggctgaggcaggtggatcacgaggtcaggagatcgagaccatcctggctaacactgtgaaaccccacttctactaaaaatacaaaaaattagccgggcgtggtggcgggctcctgtagtcccagctactcgggaggctgaggcaggagaaaggcgtgaacccaggaggcagagcttgcagtgagccgagattgcatcactgcactccagcctgggcgacagagcgagactctgtctcaaaaaaaaaaaaaatcagatttttgtATTCACCTCAGACCTTATAATTAGAATGGAGTTTGCCTGAGAATCTGTCCAGGACATTCTCAAAttcaatgatgttttaaaattatcatctctaagactttaaaaaaattcagtttgCCCCAGCCCCATTTGTAGATGTTCTATTCACTGGTTCTGTGGAAGGATCCAGCAGCTGTTATTTTAAGAAGctagaaggaattttttttattttttatttttttcagacagagtctcactctgttgcccaggttggagtgcagtggtgtgatcttggctcactgtaacctccgcctcccaggtccaagtgattctcctgcctcagcctccccagtagctgggactacaggcacccccaccacgcccggctaattttttttgtatttttggtggagatggggtttcgtcatgttggccaggctggtcttgaactcctgatctcaggtaatccacctaccttggcctcccaaagtgctgggattacaggtgtgagccactgtgcctggccttcttttttttttttttttttaactttaattttttaataattaaaaaaataataataagatagggtcctgctatgttgcccaggctggtgttgaactcctgggctcaagtgatccgcccaccttggcctcccaaaatgctgggattacagatgtgagccactgcacccagccaagaaatttCTGATGCTCAATCGGGATTGAGAACAGTTCTTGAACAGTGGTTTCAAAGTGAggtccctggaccagcaacatcagcatcacctggaactTGTTAGAAAGGTAACCTCTCAGACCCCCATGAATCAGAAACTCCAGGGGTGGGGCCCAGCACTCTGTCTTTTAATaatcctccaggtgattctgatctACTAGATCAGAGTCTACTAGACTCTGCCTACTAGAGTTAGAGAAATGCTATTCTAGAAAATGGATTAGTTTCAGGTTAAATGGGTTCTGTTGGTTAAATCCTTGGTTC from Pongo abelii isolate AG06213 chromosome 11, NHGRI_mPonAbe1-v2.0_pri, whole genome shotgun sequence carries:
- the NIF3L1 gene encoding NIF3-like protein 1 is translated as MLSSCVRPVPTTVRFVDSLICNSSRSFMDLKALLSSLNDFASLSFAESWDNVGLLVEPSPPHTVNTLFLTNDLTEEVMEEVLQKKADLILSYHPPIFRPMKRITWNTWKERLVIRALENRVGIYSPHTAYDAAPQGVNNWLAKGLGACTSRPIHPSKAPNYPTEGNHRVEFNVNHTQDLDKVMSAVKGIDGVSVTSFSARTGNEEQTRINLNCTQKALMQVVDFLSRNKQLYQKTEILSLEKPLLLHTGMGRLCTLDESVCLATMIDRIKRHLKLSHIRLALGVGRTLESQVKVVALCAGSGSSVLQGVEADLYLTGEMSHHDILDAASQGINVIVCEHSNTERGFLSDLRDMLGSHLENKINIILSETDRDPLQVV